Proteins encoded within one genomic window of Rhododendron vialii isolate Sample 1 chromosome 1a, ASM3025357v1:
- the LOC131327700 gene encoding receptor-like protein 35, which translates to MRIEPLNFKILLKNLTQLQELVLVGLHISSGLPDSVTNFTSLTALDLSWTELQRNLPESVYHLPNLQRLLLRGNIDLDINLPESFWRSGSSLRELDLSSTNLSGELPDSIGHLKSLTSLTSSKCKLRGSIPKSLGNLIQIHKVDLSVNDLNGEVPYTLSNLKQLTELKLSVNNLKGKFPLWVANLKQLVTLHISYNQLKGPIPSNLSGLQNLQSLGLSSNYFSGVIPPWLFTLPSLEAVDLSSNRLTGQIPKFQHDLPLDSIDLSNNKLRGPIPKSISTLVNLTRLFLASNDLSGVVDLQKPKNVEALDLSNTNLSVVARSHVNNTLPNLRYFKMSSCNIEVFPYFLRTLENLVVLDLSSNRIHGQVPNWVGLIGKASLEQIPSLICNASSLRILDLSRNKLSGAVPQCLENFNSVLSVLNLRSNGFTGTLPLAFAKANQLRSLDLSGNQLEGPLPRSLADCTSLEVLNVGNNKINDTFPYWLETLLELQVLVVRSNRFHGPINTSKSKFPFPKLRIVELSYNEFNGHLPVTYFEYFQATKNKTMPGKNYMSDVNSYYHYSIIVTIKGLEGELLRILTIFTTIGFSSNNFSGEIPNVIGKLNSLIVLNFSHNSLTGHIPSSLGDLEILESLDISSNQLTGRIPSRLTRLCGLPLSKECEDNNRTKVQPAVLEQEEDDSDIDASFWKIVVIGYGCGMTLGLFLGSLMFLIGRSKFFVRLAEREKPKNVIRLRRMVTDIVSRRK; encoded by the exons ATGAGAATTGAACCGCTCAATTTCAAAATTCTCCTAAAAAACCTGACCCAGTTACAAGAACTTGTCCTTGTTGGGCTACATATATCTTCTGGTTTACCTGATTCCGTGACAAATTTTACTTCTTTAACAGCTCTAGACCTGTCATGGACCGAATTACAAAGGAACTTGCCTGAAAGCGTTTACCACCTTCCAAACTTGCAGAGGCTTTTATTAAGGGGCAACATTGATCTTGATATCAATTTGCCAGAATCATTTTGGCGTAGTGGTAGTTCTCTAAGGGAGTTGGATCTTTCTTCTACGAATTTGTCTGGAGAACTGCCTGATTCAATTGGCCATCTCAAGTCTTTGACCTCCTTGACCAGCAGCAAGTGCAAATTACGAGGTTCCATTCCTAAATCTCTAGGGAACCTTATTCAGATCCATAAAGTAGATTTATCGGTGAATGATTTAAATGGTGAAGTCCCATATACTCTTTCAAATCTTAAGCAACTCACTGAGTTGAAACTTTCCGTCAACAACCTTAAAGGCAAATTTCCACTCTGGGTTGCGAATTTGAAACAACTTGTTACTCTACATATATCATATAATCAGCTCAAAGGTCCGATCCCCTCCAATTTAAGTGGTCTTCAAAACCTACAAAGTCTGGGACTATCTAGTAATTATTTCAGTGGGGTAATACCTCCATGGTTGTTTACTCTTCCATCGTTGGAAGCTGTAGACCTGAGCTCCAATCGTTTAACCGGCCAAATTCCTAAGTTCCAGCATGATTTACCTTTGGACTCCATTGACTTGAGTAATAATAAACTTCGTGGCCCCATTCCAAAGTCAATTTCAACTCTTGTAAATCTAACCAGACTCTTTCTTGCATCAAATGATCTGAGCGGTGTTGTGGACctgcaaaaaccaaaaaatgttGAGGCCCTTGATCTCTCCAACACTAATCTATCGGTGGTTGCTAGAAGCCATGTCAACAATACCCTTCCCAACCTTAGGTATTTCAAAATGTCATCTTGCAACATCGAGGTGttcccttatttcttaagaaCCTTAGAGAATCTTGTAGTGCTGGATCTTTCTAGCAATAGAATTCATGGACAGGTTCCAAATTGGGTTGGGTTAATTGGGAAGGCTTCACTGGA ACAAATTCCTTCCTTAATTTGCAATGCGAGTTCCCTTCGGATTCTTGATTTGTCTCGCAACAAATTGAGTGGTGCGGTTCCACaatgtttggaaaattttaataGTGTTCTCTCGGTGTTGAATCTACGTTCCAATGGATTTACGGGGACCCTTCCCTTGGCATTTGCAAAGGCAAACCAATTACGAAGTCTTGATTTGAGTGGAAATCAACTTGAAGGACCACTGCCAAGATCATTAGCAGATTGTACAAGCTTGGAAGTTCTAAACGTTGGAAACAACAAGATTAACGACACATTTCCATATTGGTTGGAGACTCTTCTTGAGTTGCAAGTTCTTGTCGTACGATCCAACCGATTTCATGGTCCCATAAATACTTCAAAGAGTAAATTTCCCTTTCCTAAGCTTCGAATCGTTGAATTGTCCTACAATGAGTTCAATGGCCATTTGCCAGTGACATATTTCGAATATTTCCAAGCTACGAAGAACAAAACTATGCCGGGGAAAAACTACATGAGTGATGTGAATAGTTACTATCATTACTCTATCATCGTGACAATAAAGGGGCTTGAGGGAGAACTGCTAAGAATTTTAACTATCTTCACAACAATCGGTTTTTCATCGAACAATTTCAGTGGAGAGATTCCAAATGTCATTGGAAAGCTCAATTCTCTCATAGTGCTTAATTTTTCTCATAATAGTCTCACTGGCCATATTCCATCGTCTTTGGGAGATTTGGAAATCCTTGAATCATTAGACATTTCCTCTAACCAGCTCACCGGAAGAATTCCGAGCCGATTAACAA GATTATGTGGGTTGCCATTGTCGAAGGAATGTGAAGACAATAATCGAACAAAAGTACAGCCGGCGGTGTTAGAACAGGAGGAAGATGATTCAGATATTGATGcatctttttggaaaattgtGGTGATAGGTTATGGGTGTGGAATGACACTTGGACTCTTTCTGGGATCTCTGATGTTCTTAATTGGTAGATCTAAATTCTTTGTAAGACTTGCTGAAAGAGAAAAGCCTAAAAACGTGATAAGATTGAGGAGAATGGTTACAGACATAGTGTCAAGAAGAAAGTAA